CACGCCATTGGACAGCGTCCATGTGGTCAAATTCAGGGCTTTATCAAATGTTGTAGCAATCGTTTTGCCCGCCTTCGGCGGCGTTGTAAGTAACCTTGTGGCATCTGGTTTTTCGCCGTAAGGCTCAACTTCTGGGGTCTGACCCAAAAGGGTGGTGATGCTTTTTTCGGATAAAGCCGCCGTGCTGTCGTTGCCTGCGACCAAAATCATTCGGTTTTCTGGTGTGAAATAGTATCGTGCAAGGGCATTGATGTCGTTCAAATTGATTTTTGGCAACTCAGAACGCAGCGTCCGCTCTTCCCAAGCCAAACTCGGCAAAGGTTCACCTTCCGTTTCACCGCGAACATACTCAGCCGCTTTGCTTGCAGATTCGGCTTTATCGCGGTTGATGAATTGGGTTTGCATGTCTGCCAGCATTTCTTTGACACTGCGGTCAAGTTCAGGCTGAGTGAAACCATGTTGCAGCACACGCAACACTTCGCGCTGCAAAGCTTCAAGGGTGGATTTTTGTTGCCCTGGTGCCGCGGTGGCGATCAGGTGCAAGGCCTGTTTATTGCGCACAATGCCGCCCAAATCCCCGATTTGCACCACCGCGCCCACAAATGGCGGCGTTGGAGAGTCGAGTAGGGCACTCAACCGATGATTCATCATTTGTGTGAGCAAGGTTCTTTTTTGATCATTGACGTAACCGCGAACATCACGAGACAATACGGTATCGTTTTGCTCTTTTTGTAACCACGTGATGGTGTTGGCGGTCAAATCTTTGTCTTTAAAAATCGCGACCACGGGCTCTTGGTTGTTGGGTACGCTGCTTTTCGCAAGCGGTTCGGATGCATTTGGGTTGGTGTGTTTGGCAAAATGTTGCTCAATCAATGCCTTGCCTTGCGTCGCCGTCACATCGCCGACCATGACCACGGCCATCAGATTGGGGCGATACCAACGGTGGTAAAAATCACGCAATCTTTCTGGCGGCGCATGCTCAATGACTTCGGTTTTGCCAATGGGCAAGCGTTTGGCGTAAGTCGAACCTTTCGCCATGACCCCGATGCTTTGTTCCATGATGCGTGATTCAGGATTTTGCGTACTGGCGCGCCACTCCTCAAGCACCACACCACGCTCTTGCTCAATTTCGGTGCGGTCCAAGCTGGCATTAAACGCCCAGTCTTCTAAAATTTGCATACCTGTCGAAAGGTTTTTGGGGTTGGCAGTGGGGATTGGTAAAATGTACACCGTCTCATTGAAACCCGTATAAGCATTCAAATCCGCACCAAACTGCACACCCATTTGCTCCAGTTGATTGGTCAATTCATGCTTTGGAAAATGCGCCGTGCCGTTAAACGCCATGTGCTCCATGAAATGTGCCAAGCCTTGTTCATCATCGCGCTCATTGAGCGAACCTGCTTTGACAATCAAACGCAGTTCAACTTTTTTCTCAGGTGTCTTGTTGGGTAAAATGTAATAATTTAAACCATTCTCAAGCTGACCTTTGATGAGCTTTTCATCCACAGGAATCGGCCCATACAAAGGATCAATGACACGCGCATGGGTCATTGGACTGGACAAGCTGATGCCTAAAACAAAAGCAATGGACAACTGATGTTTTGGGTAAAAAGACATAAAGATTCCTGTGCAGTGGTAAAATTTGTTTCATTGTAACCCATCAAAAATCGCAACCTTCTGTTTGCTGCCATGTATTGCAACCCCATCACACATCGGTACGGCTTTTATCATGAAAACGCCATCAACACGGTTTAGCGTCATGGTCTCAACTGTTGCACAAGCGGTCTGTGCAAACCCTTTAATTTAACAATTGCAAAGTAAAATCTTAATTTGTGATGACTCCTACAAAGTGAAATACCATGTTCAATTGGTTTGAAAACCGCATCGACCCTTATCCCACAGACAACCAGACCCCGCCCAATTCCAGTTTATTCGCTTTTATTTGGGCGTGCCTTGACGGCATGCGCGGCTGGGTGGTGGCGATGGTGTTGTTGACCGCAGTCATCGGCGCATTTGAAGCGTATTTGTTCAACATGATGGGCAAAGTCGTTGACTGGTTGGCCAGCGCTTCCCCTGCAACACTGTGGACAAGCCATGCCGCCGAAATCCGCCTCATGTTGACCGTTGTGATCGTCAGTCCGTTGGTTGTGCTGTTGCAATCGACGATCAAATTGCAAACCTTGCAAGGTGCGTTTCCAATGCGCTTGCGTTGGAACTTTCACCGCTTGATGCTGGATCAAAGCATGGGCTTTTATCAAGACGAATTTGCAGGACGGGTGTCAGCAAAAGTCATGCAAACCGCTTTAGCCGTACGTGACAGCGTGATGAACGTCAGTGACATGGCCGTGTACGTGCTGATTTATCTGCTCACCAGTGCCGCCATTTTGGGCAGCTTTGATGCGTGGCTGATCGTGCCGTTTGCATTCTGGATGGTTGCCTTTTTCAGCTCGCTGGTGTATTTCATCCCCCGTTTGGGCAAAACCGCGCAAGCACAAGCAGATGCGCGTTCACTCATGACGGGACGAGTCACCGATGCCTATTCCAACATCGCCACAGTGAAACTGTTTTCACACGGTCGCCGCGAAGCCGCTTATGCCAAATCCGCCATGCGCGAATTCATGACCACCGTGCACCAACAAATGCGCTTGGTCACGCAGCTCGAAACCACCAATCACGCCCTGAACATGATCCTCATCGCAGGCACAGTCGGATTGTCTTTGTGGCTGTGGTCAGGCGCACACATTGGTGTTGGTGCAGTCGCCGCAGCCACCGCAATGGCGTTGCGGCTGAATGGTTTATCCCATTGGATCATGTGGGAATCCGCCAGTTTGCTCGAAAACATGGGCACGGTACAAGACGGCATGAGCACTTTGTCGCGCAAGCACGCCATTGTTGATGCCAATGACGCGACAGAATTACAAGTCACCGCAGGGCACGTTGAGTTCAAAAACGTTAATTTTCATTACGGTGAAAATAAAAACCTATTGGAAAACCTCAGTTTAAACATCAAAGCAGGCGAAAAAATAGGCCTCGTCGGCCGCTCGGGCGCAGGCAAAAGCACCATTGTCAACTTACTCTTGCGCTTTTATGACGTGCAATCAGGGCAAATCCTCATCGACAATCAAGACATCCGTCACGTCACACAAAACTCTTTACGCGCGCAAATTGGCATGGTCACACAAGACACCTCTTTGCTGCACCGTTCGGTACGCGACAATTTGACCTATGGTCGCCCAGAAGCCAGTGAAGCCGACATGCACCTCGCTGCAAAAAGAGCTGAAGCACTTGAATTCATTGAGCTTCTATCCGATGCACAAGGCAGAACAAGCTTCGATGCGCATGTCGGCGAACGTGGCGTGAAGCTCTCAGGCGGTCAACGCCAACGCATCGCCATCGCCCGTGTCATGCTTAAAGACGCCCCCATATTATTACTCGATGAAGCCACCAGCGCACTGGATTCCGAAGTTGAATCCGCCATTCAAGCCAGCTTGTATGAGTTGATGGAAGGCAAAACGGTGATCGCAATTGCCCACCGCCTCTCCACCATCGCCGCCATGGATCGACTGGTGGTGTTGGATGAAGGAAAAATCATCGAACAAGGCTCGCATGCAGAACTCTTGGCGAAAAATGGTTTGTATGCGCGGCTATGGATGCATCAAAGCGGCGGATTTTTAGGGGAGGAATGACCCTCAACACGATCATTAAAAAAGCAAAAACCCTTTTTTGCTTTTTTTTGTGCCCGCCACAAACACCCACTAAAATTAAAAAGACATCAAACAATGCGCGATGAAAGACTTAAAAAATAAACACCTTTTTTTCATCATTGCCCCAGCTAAAAAATGATCCTTTCTAAATCCGCGCAAAACATTGTGCGTCCATTTCCATTTTTTGGCGAAGATTGGACCCGATTGGTGCATACTTGATGAAAGAATATCGGTATAGTGGCGGGTTTAAATTCAGCAAAACCCCATGAATCAAGCCTCCTGCGTGACATCGGCCGCATCATGGGTATCGGATCGCCCAACCATTAACATCAAGGAAGCGAAACCTGTTTAAAAAACAACCCTATTGGGGCAAAGTCTAAAAACAATGTGTGCAGCCCTCTCATGGGTTTGCTTAATTTTTGTCAGATTTCTCAGGCAAAAATTCCAACTTAAACCACGGAAAAAATAGAGTTTTACTTTTTCCGTATTTCCATAAGAATCAATTTTCAATGAATACAACCGAACACCACGACAAATTAATGCCCGCATTTGACCCTCGTGAATTGACCATGTCTGTTTTAATGACACCCGACATGGCCAATTTTTCAGGCAATGTGCACGGCGGTGTGATTTTAAAACTGCTTGATCAAGTCGCTTATGCCTGTGCCAGCCGTTACGCGGGTTGTTACGTCGTGACTTTGTCCGTCGATCAAGTCATGTTTCGACAACCGATTCATGTTGGTGAAATGGTGACTTTTTTGGCCAGTGTCAATCATGTGGGTCGCACATCGATGGAAATTGGCATTAAAGTGGTCGCAGAAAACATTCAAAACCGCAGCGTTCGCCACACCAACAGTTGCTACTTCACCATGGTGGCGATGCAAGATGGCAAAGCACAAGCAGTGCCCGAACTCAGCTTGGATAACCCCACTCAAGAACGTCGATTTTATGCAGCGGGTCTGCGCAAGCAAGCACGTTTAGACACCGAAATTGCGCGTCGCCAATTGAAAAACACATAATCATTTCACCAATTATTGCACTGTTTAATTCAACAAGTCTTGGTATGCTTGACCCACTATCGCCTGTACAAAAAAACATCGTCAAGCATGGCACGATGGATTGTTTAGTGAAACCTCCATAAAATAAAAAAAGCAATTCATTTCATGAATTGCTTTTTTAAAACGTCAAACCCTGCACTTAGCTTTGAGGAACATTAAAAAACATTTACAAAAACATCGACTTATCCTATTTTTCAAAGTGGGGCTGACTCTTTGCATGACCAGCCCACACCGTCATCATCACCCCGACGACCGTCACCAAACCACCCAGTAAAACCATGATATGCAAGCGTTCACCCAAAATCAAAGCGCTGAACAACACGCCCGACAACGGCGTTAAATTAATGAATGGTGCCGTGCGCGCAGCACCAATCACTTTCACACTGTCCGTGAACCACGTGTAAGCTGTCGCGGTGCCAAAAATGCCCAAATAAAACAAACACATCCATGCTGTCCATGAAAAATGGGGAATCAATTGCCATGGCGTTTCACCCACGGCTGCAATCCCCAACAACACCATCCCGACCACACTCGCATAAAAAGTGGTCACCAACGGCGATAAACTTTGCGTCGCCTGTCGACCGATGAAGGTATAAGCCGTCCATGACACCACGCAACCCAAAATAAGCAGCTCACCCAGCCCAATCTCGCCTTGCAGCAGACGCTCAGGATGACCATTGCTGATGACCAGCACACAACCGATCAAAGCCAGCACAATCCCAGTCCCTTTGAGCCACGTCATGCGCTCCTTGTAACCAAGCCATGCCACCAAAGCCACCAAAACAGGATTAAAAGCAATCACCAATGCACCACGCCCAGCACTGATGTATTTCAACCCCGTCAAAAAACAATAGCTGTACAAAAAAATCCCTGTAAACCCTAGCCAAAACAAGGTCATGGCATTTGATCTGTTCAATCGAGGCCAGCGACCTTCATGTCGCCACACCACCCAAGCCAAGGCCGCCACTGCAATTGAAAAACGAACAAAAGCCCCTGTGAAAGGAGGCACTTCTTGCACCAAGACATGCGCCGCCACCCATGTGCCGCCCCAAAACAAGGTCGTTAAAATCAATTTAAAATACACCAAAGTGTGGTTATCACGTGACATGGTCAGCCCAACTTACTGAAAATATAAAATACAGCATTCAAAATATCCAAAGCAATCTGCTTTTAATTTAAGTTAAGTGT
The window above is part of the Ephemeroptericola cinctiostellae genome. Proteins encoded here:
- a CDS encoding ABC transporter ATP-binding protein, coding for MFNWFENRIDPYPTDNQTPPNSSLFAFIWACLDGMRGWVVAMVLLTAVIGAFEAYLFNMMGKVVDWLASASPATLWTSHAAEIRLMLTVVIVSPLVVLLQSTIKLQTLQGAFPMRLRWNFHRLMLDQSMGFYQDEFAGRVSAKVMQTALAVRDSVMNVSDMAVYVLIYLLTSAAILGSFDAWLIVPFAFWMVAFFSSLVYFIPRLGKTAQAQADARSLMTGRVTDAYSNIATVKLFSHGRREAAYAKSAMREFMTTVHQQMRLVTQLETTNHALNMILIAGTVGLSLWLWSGAHIGVGAVAAATAMALRLNGLSHWIMWESASLLENMGTVQDGMSTLSRKHAIVDANDATELQVTAGHVEFKNVNFHYGENKNLLENLSLNIKAGEKIGLVGRSGAGKSTIVNLLLRFYDVQSGQILIDNQDIRHVTQNSLRAQIGMVTQDTSLLHRSVRDNLTYGRPEASEADMHLAAKRAEALEFIELLSDAQGRTSFDAHVGERGVKLSGGQRQRIAIARVMLKDAPILLLDEATSALDSEVESAIQASLYELMEGKTVIAIAHRLSTIAAMDRLVVLDEGKIIEQGSHAELLAKNGLYARLWMHQSGGFLGEE
- a CDS encoding acyl-CoA thioesterase; amino-acid sequence: MNTTEHHDKLMPAFDPRELTMSVLMTPDMANFSGNVHGGVILKLLDQVAYACASRYAGCYVVTLSVDQVMFRQPIHVGEMVTFLASVNHVGRTSMEIGIKVVAENIQNRSVRHTNSCYFTMVAMQDGKAQAVPELSLDNPTQERRFYAAGLRKQARLDTEIARRQLKNT
- a CDS encoding DMT family transporter, coding for MSRDNHTLVYFKLILTTLFWGGTWVAAHVLVQEVPPFTGAFVRFSIAVAALAWVVWRHEGRWPRLNRSNAMTLFWLGFTGIFLYSYCFLTGLKYISAGRGALVIAFNPVLVALVAWLGYKERMTWLKGTGIVLALIGCVLVISNGHPERLLQGEIGLGELLILGCVVSWTAYTFIGRQATQSLSPLVTTFYASVVGMVLLGIAAVGETPWQLIPHFSWTAWMCLFYLGIFGTATAYTWFTDSVKVIGAARTAPFINLTPLSGVLFSALILGERLHIMVLLGGLVTVVGVMMTVWAGHAKSQPHFEK
- a CDS encoding M16 family metallopeptidase, coding for MSFYPKHQLSIAFVLGISLSSPMTHARVIDPLYGPIPVDEKLIKGQLENGLNYYILPNKTPEKKVELRLIVKAGSLNERDDEQGLAHFMEHMAFNGTAHFPKHELTNQLEQMGVQFGADLNAYTGFNETVYILPIPTANPKNLSTGMQILEDWAFNASLDRTEIEQERGVVLEEWRASTQNPESRIMEQSIGVMAKGSTYAKRLPIGKTEVIEHAPPERLRDFYHRWYRPNLMAVVMVGDVTATQGKALIEQHFAKHTNPNASEPLAKSSVPNNQEPVVAIFKDKDLTANTITWLQKEQNDTVLSRDVRGYVNDQKRTLLTQMMNHRLSALLDSPTPPFVGAVVQIGDLGGIVRNKQALHLIATAAPGQQKSTLEALQREVLRVLQHGFTQPELDRSVKEMLADMQTQFINRDKAESASKAAEYVRGETEGEPLPSLAWEERTLRSELPKINLNDINALARYYFTPENRMILVAGNDSTAALSEKSITTLLGQTPEVEPYGEKPDATRLLTTPPKAGKTIATTFDKALNLTTWTLSNGVKVSYKPTDFNQDRIEFASTMAGGFSRLSDEDWQRTHWAFDALPEAGVNGLSKTQLSRLLSDKVGQVELDADDTQQGVHGFFAPKDAETFLTLTHSLLTGLNNNPDSFKGVLERNMAATANLERDRMATFQDTFERNLNRNNPRFHGAYPNANAWKNSDYALAYRNFRQAFANVNGLHFTFVGKIEPKELQRLSELYLGSLPSDASQSPHFKDHGYRPDFTNRTIEVKKGKEPLSLVHIEFGGETVYDPKERMAMDAIGYVMTMRLLNQLREAQGGVYSIEVSGQIIKQPYGRYAFAIDFPCEPAKADALTQSALQELKQFITAGPTSQEMDKFRQARTVSRREEVKTNAFWLSQLQGALKNGSDPKDILSYENRLNALSAADVQKVARNYLTDHMVIAVLKPE